A segment of the Symmachiella macrocystis genome:
CTCATCTTGTCGATCACAAATGACATCACCGCACGTAAGGAGGCGGAAATTGATCGCGAGGCGTTGATTCAAGAACTGGAGTCTAAAAACACCGAGTTAGAACGCTTTACGTATACTGTGTCTCATGACCTCAAAAGCCCCTTAGTCACGATCAAAGGCTTTTTGGGATTGCTGCAAAAAGACCTCACAGCGGGGAACATTTCCGCCGTAGAAGATGACTGCAGCGAAATCAGCGATGCCGCAGACAAGATGGCACAACTGTTGGACGGTTTGTTGGAACTCTCCCGTGTGGGACGAATTGCGAATCCGTCGGAGAATGTCGACTTTGGAGAAATTGTGGCCCAAGCATTGCGGACATCGGCAGGCGGCATTGCGCAAAAAGGGGTGCACATGACGGTTGCGCCCGAGTTTCCAACCGTCTTCGGCGACCGACTGCGATTACTGGAAGTGATACAGAATTTAATCGACAATGCGATCCAGTATTGTTCACCCTCCGATCCGTGCATCGAAATCGGCGTGCGGAATGATGCAAAAGGGACCGTTTGCTTTGTACGGAATAACGGAACAGGTATCGACCCCAAATTTCATGACAGAGTTTTCAAAATTTTTGAGCAACTCGATGCCAACGACGCAGGGTCTGGCATCGGCCTGGCGATTGTGAAACGCATTATCGACGTGCACGGAGGGGACATCTGGGTGGAATCAAAAGGAGAGCAAAGCGGTTGTTCATTTGTTTTTTCATTGCCTTAGCCAAGTCAACACGGCACAATAGGGAGGTGAAGGGTGTAAGTTCGCGCCACAAAACCGGAGAAATTCGCCGATGAACAGCAGGCCATTGCGAATTCTGCTCGCCGATGACAATACGGCCCATGCCAAATTGGTGATGAGAATCTTTGCGGATCATCGTCTCACCAACACCGTCGAGCACGTGACGGATGGCGAAGCGACGCTGGACTACTTGCTTCACCGCTGCGAATTCAGAAATGCGCCAGACTACCCGCTTCCCGACGCTGTCTTGTTAGATTTGAATCTACCCAAAATCGACGGCCTAAATGTTCTGAAATCCATCAGAGAAACCGATCGACTACGCCGCTTGCCCGTCATTATTCTGTCTACGAGCAATGCCACCACTGATGTGACACGCGCCTATGAATTAGGCGCGAACAGCTATCTCGTGAAACCGACCGATTTCGAGCAGTTTTCACAAATGATCAATGACTTAGGGGATTTCTGGCTACACTGGAACCGTTCACCGTGGGCCACTCCTTAGAGCGCAGCGAAAGACCGGACAAGCCCTCGATGCGTCGTCATTAGCTGTTGCGAGTCGATTTGACCAGCGCGACATACTGGCTCGCCAGATCGCGAATCCGGCCCAAATCTCCGTCGACAACCGCTTGTTTCTCCACCAACGAACTCCCCAATCCGACCGCACACGCGCCCGCATTCAAAAAGGCAGGCAGCGTTTCCAAATTCACGCCGCCCGTGGGGAGCAGCTTGATCTGCGGCAAGGGACCGTGCAACGATTTGAGGTAACTTGGGCCGCCGATATCGGCGGGAAAGACTTTGACAATATCCGCTCCGGCTTCCCAGGCGGTCAGGACTTCCGTGGGAGTAAATGCGCCGCTCATCACCAATTTATCGTAGCGATTCGCCATGCGGATCACGTCGGTGTTCACGCAGGGGGTCACCAGGAACTGTGCGCCGGCCAAAAAGGCCGCCCGCGCGGTTTCGGGGTCGAGCACGGTCCCGGCGCCTAATAGGATCCGGTCTCCCAATTCACGATGAACCTGCGAGATGATGTCCAACACCCCCGGCACGGTAAAGGTGACTTCGATCACGTCGATGCCCGCTTCATACAGAGTCAACGCCACATCGACCAATAATTCGCCCGACGGCGCCCGAATGATGGCGACGATCGCCGAATCAAGAACGCGATTGAGATCATCCTGCTTGCTCATGAGGGTACTTGGCTTCGTCAAATATTAAGGAGGGGGAGAAACAGCGTTTGCGCGGCTGTTCACCTTAATTCGCCGCCCCCAATGCTGTCAAACCTCACCAGCGGATTCGCGATTGGGGGTCGTTTAGGCCACACGGGCATCCAACCACGCTAACAACGAATCGATCGTCTCGTCGCGGTCCGGTTCGTTGAGCAGTTCATGCATGTGGTCGGGAAACAATTCGAACGTCTTGTCAGTACTGCCCGAGGACTCGGCCCATTGTTCGCTTGAGAGTGGGTCGACGACGCAGTCCATTGCCCCTTGCATGACCAACAACGGCACCTGCATCCGCCCTGCCCTCTTCCAAGCCTTGCCGATCGCGAACCGGGCTTCAAAGAACCAACCCGCCGTGACCGAGGTTTGCATCAATTGGTCCTCAGCCCGCCGCCTAAGCATCTGCGGGTCCCGGCAAACCTCGTGCGGTTCAATCCGGGTCGCAAAACGTGTACGGGGAGCGATGAACGACATCACGCGCCCGAACGCCGTGGTGATGGGATGCGGCGGCTTTCCCGGTCGCAGGAACGGCGCACTCAACGCTAATGCCGAGAGCTGATCGGAATGACGCTGCGCATAGCGAATCGCCACCAAGCCCCCCATACTATGCCCCAGCATGGCAGTTTTTTGTGGATCGGTTTCGAACTCGCGCCGCACGGTTTCTATATCTTCGACATAATCGGTGAACCGGCTGACGTGCGCCCGCGGTCCGCTGGAGCGCCCATGTCCACGCAGATCGGGAATAATCGTCTCCCAGCCTTGCTGGGCCGCAGCTGTGGCCACATGCTCATACCGTCCCCCATGTTCACAAATCCCATGGACAATCAGCAGCGTGCGCCGCGCAGGCGTCAGGGAGGGCGCATAGCGACGGACTTGCAATTCAATTCCGTCGCTGGTCATGACGCGTCGCTCGTCACATGTCGGAGTTTCGACACGCCTCTTGGAAGCAATTTTTTCCATCGCCACGTCCTGTGACAAATGCATTGATGCGAACGTCCGGCTGGAAGGGCCGTTATTTTTTCTTCAGCAACTGTTCCACTTGCGTACGAATCTCAGCTCCCCGCATGTCGAATTGAACCAGAATGCCGTTGCGGTCGACCAGATATGTCGAGGGGAGCATCACCGCATCGAATTTTTTATCCAAATCGAACTCGTCAACCTTGTCCAAAATTTGCGGCCATTTCATCCCGGCCGATTTCAAAAACGCCTTCACTTGGTCCGAGTCCTCATCCCGATTGATGCCGATGATTTCAAAGCCTTTGTCATGCAGGTCGGCATAGGTTTTTTTCAGGTTCGGCATTTCCTCGATGCAAGGTCCGCACCACGTGGCCCAAAAATCGACCAACACCACCTTGCCTTTGTACTGCTCCCATTCAATCAGCTTGCCGTCCATGTCCCGTACGCCGATTTCGGGGGCGGGCTTGTCCAGCAGGTCGTGCTTGATCAATCCTGTCTGCACCATTCTGGTGACTTTTTGATTGAAGGGAAATTTTGCGGACAACTGCTCGTAAATGTCCCGCGAAATCCCAATCTTGTCAGCAAACCGTGCTTTGCTGGCCAAAACAAACCCAACGCTGAGCATCGCATCGGCCGATTGCGGACTTGCCTGGGAGAGTAGCGACTCGAAAACGGCGAATGCCTCTTCAAATTCTCCCTCGGTCGCAAAACTCATACACCGGACCCGTTGTGCCAAATTTGACATTGCCGGGTTTTGGTCTTTGCGCTTGAGATAAGACTCCGCATACGGAGCAGCTTGCACTTCCATGTCGTGCATCAAGCCCTCGCGGAACAGGTGAAAATAAGCGTTCTCAAGATCGTCTGCCTCGGGATGCGTCTCGACATACTTGCCTACATCAATGAACGTTGCCTGACGATGTTTTTCCAAGACTTCGACCAGCGTGACCTGCTCTTGGGCCTGAACTGAGCCAACAGTCATCAGCCCCAGTAGCAACAAGGCCGCCACGCAGCGCGGCAATTGATTCAAAACTCGACGGATCGCAAACACAGCCATTCCCCAAGGTCCTCATCTAGATACGATTCGACTCCGGTCCCGTCCCGGCGTTACATCAACTATCTCAGATTCGCCGCCTGAGCGGAAGGCAAACCTGACAGTCAGGCGTTTGGCAACAACCACCAATCCGCGGGTCCATCGACGCGCCGCTGGCAAAACCATTGACGTCGCCAGCGGCGATTATTCTGCCACTTCCTGGCCGAAGGCCAACCGTTTTTGCGGGTCGGTCTTTTTTTCCCATTCCTTAAACAACATGCTCGGCTGAATATCCGTGTTGTTCTGGTATTTTTCGCTGTTGTATTCCGTGACGTCGCCGTGGAGCTGATGGTAAAAAATCTGGCAGATCGGCACGCCCGGATAAATGCGAATGGGCTGGACGGCGAACATCTCCAGCGTCCAAAACCCACGGAAACCGGCGTCTCCGAATCCAGCGGTGATGTGCACAAACAGCCCCATCCGCCCAATCGAGGAACGCCCTTCGAGCATCGGCACAAAATTGTGCGTCTCGGTCCGCTCCATCGTCCGCCCCAAATAGAGCTGGTGGGGGTTGAGCACGAAACCCTCGGCGGGGATCGTGAAGCGGCGAAAGCGATTCGGCCGCTTCATATCCAGCACGATCTCCTCATACACGATCAATTCGTCATGGAGGCAAAGGTTATAGCTATTGGGATTGAGCAGTTGGTCGTCAAACGGCTCGATGACGATGTTGTTGCCCAATTCCCGTTTGATTTCATTGCCGGATAGAATCATGGGCAGGGACGAAATAAGGCACCGAAAACCTGGGACGCCCACACCGCTGTGACCATCAACCGCCACCATGCTAACGGCGCCAACTGATTTCGTCAATTTGCGAGCGGACGTACTCAATTCACAGGGCGACCGGACCATCCCCTCAGCGTTCACCACCACGCTGCTTCAACGCGTCGTTGATCGTTCCCGCCACTTGTTCCGCCAATGCCTTGGACCCCGGTTTGCTGAAATGTACGTTGGCCGGTAGTTGGATCTCTTTGAGCCGTGGCTTAGCGAACGTGTAGAGGTCGTCGATGGCGATGTCGTTTTCCTGCATGATTTTCGCGGCGACCGCATTGTACTGCACCGCATCCCCCACAACCCGTCCTCCCGCACCTGCGGGCACCGGTGTTGTGGAACACCAAATCAATGTCGCCCCCGTCTCCTTGAGCCGCGCCACTAATTTACGGAGGTTCTTTTCGTACTCCTGCAGCGGGACTTGTTGATGGCTGTCGGCGGCGGCGGGGTCGGCTAGGTTTTTTCCGTTGGGCCCCAGGTATTTCAAATCGTGCAGGCCCCAATTGAAATGAATCACATCCCACGGTTTCTCGACCAACCAACGGTCGATCTGTGCCACCCCGCGCGTTGTCGGGCCCCCGTTGGTCAAAATGCGATGCACGTTCGCCTTCCCCGCCAGCAGTTCCCGCGTCGGCAGCGTGTAACCGATCGAAATCGAGTCGCCGATCAACAACACTCGCGGCAGTTTCGGATCGTCTTGGATCGCCTGCAGCGCCGGATTAGGTTTCCGCTTCGCCCGCTTCTTCTTAGCAGCCGATTTCTCCTGAGCGGCCAACGGGGCGGCAGTGATGAACGTGACAAGCAGCAGGCAGACAAGGCGAAATGACATCATGGTCGCTCCCTGTTTAGTAGTGGAAATGGGGTGCGATTCATTGTGGTGTGATTTAGGGGCCGCTGCAAGCGAAACATGCCGGGGGCGATCGCTGGCATATCCAAACGTGGCACCCGGCGAGAGTTTGGTATAATGATTTTCCACTCAGCCCACGGCACGAATGTCCCCACGCTGAGCGGCGGAGAGGACCATAAACTGCACCCTAAACGAACGGTCAAGACGAATGAACCTACGCGGTCTTCCCTGGCGACGCTGGGCGGCGGTGGTGATTCCGGTTGCCGTGGTTTGCCTCTTACTCGCGCTGCTCGTCCCGGCAATGCTGCGGGCGCGGACTGAGGCGCGCAAGACCTATTCCCGAAATAACCTCAAGCAAATCGGATTGGCGTTTCATAATTATTACGACGTTTACCAATGCCTGCCGCCCGGAGCGATCGTTCGAGAGGATGGCGTGGCGCTGCATGGTTGGTCGTCGCCCATTGTGATTTACTTTCGCGCTACTCCATATTATCAATTCATAGACTATGACCTCCCGTGGGATCATGACCTCAACCGGTACACCTACTGCCACACAGAACCCGACTATCAAATCCCCGATATTGACGAGATAGCCACCAAAGACGGTTATGGATTGTTGTGTTACATGGGCAATCCGAACTTGCTGCACCGCAACAGCAGCGTGAAGTTCGACGACATGACCGCTGGTGTGACGCACACCTGGATGGCGGGAGAAGCAGCCGGCAACTATCAGCCGTGGGCCTACCCGTTCAATTGGCGGCCGTTGGGAATGCGGCTCAATGACGGACCGGACAGCTACGGGCGACCTTCAGGAGACGGCGCCTTTCTGTTGATGGCTGATGGAAGCGTGCCGTGGATTTCCAATAATGTCGAAGAGAAAGTCTTGTCGGACTATGCCGCTGCGCCTCCGGTAGCGAATGCAGATCAAATCGCAGTCCCGTCGCGGCGGTTCGAGTATTCGACCTCGATTGAAGAATGGGTGATTGATTGGATCGATCTCGACAAAAATGATGACGAGGGTTGGGCCGCGAGCGAGTATATCGTCACAGACATCCGGTTCCACTCAGTCATTTTCCGTAGCAAGATGAAATCCACTCCGGGTCGAGCGCTGAACGCAGCGGATGTGCGGAGGGTGGCCGATAAGTTTCCTAAAGCGAATTCCCTGCAACGCGATTTCGTCATCGACGATGATGTCGCAGAAGTATTGGCTGAATTTAAGAGATTAGCCTATGTCCGTGCGCAATCGCTCATAGTCTCCGAACGCGGCTTGTCAGCAATCAAGCGTATGCCGGCATTGAAAATGTTAAGAGTCGGCGAGGCACGTGCCGCTGACTTAGCCGCTCTGCGCGAGGCGCTACCCGGCTGCGAAATCAGGGCGCACTCGGTCTCCGAGGATTGACGAGCCATCGCGTTCGGTGTGCGCCTAGACCACGCCCGCGCTACGTGATCAGCGGACAGACGTCGAACCACTCGCGGCCTTGGTCCGCCATCCACTGCATTGATTCCTCCGGACCCCAGAGCGCCGGGGGATAGATATCCAGGTTCGGCTCTGCTTGGTTTTTCCAAGCCTCGATCACCGGATCAATAATGTCCCAGGAGAGTTCCACCTCGTCGCTACGGGCAAAGAGACTCGCGTCGCCGTTGAGCACATCCAGCAGCAGGCGTTGATAGGCGTCGGGTAGCGCGAATGCGAATTCGCGTTGGAAACTGAAATCCAGATCAGTCATCCGCAATTTCATACCCGCATCGGGGACCTTGGTATGGAAATGCAGTTGAATGCCTTCGGCCGGCTGGACTTGAATGACGAGCCGATTCGCTCCGGGAGACTGGCTGCTTTGGTCGGAAAACAGTGACTGCGGCGGTTCTCGAAATTGAATGACGATCTGCGTCGTGCGACACGACAGGGCTTTACCGCTGCGGAGATAAAAGGGGACATTGCTCCACCGCCAATTGTCGACGTGCAGTTTCAGTGCGGCGAACGTTGCTGTCTGACTATCCGCGGCGACCCCTTTTTCCTGACGATAGCCTTCGTACTGGCCGCGGATTGTGTCTTGCTTAACCATCTCGGCCGTAATCGGCCGCACCGATTGCAACACCTTGGCCTTTTCGTCGCGAATCAGATCCGCGTTCATCCGCGCCGGAGCTTCCATCGCCGTAATCATCATCAGTTGCAGCAGATGATTTTGAAACATGTCGCGCAAGACGCCCGACGTGTCGTAGTAATCCCCGCGATGTCCGACTGCCAATTCCTCGGCGACGGTAATCTGCACGTGGTCGACATATTGCCGGTTCCAGACCGGCTCAAAGATACTATTGGCGAAGCGCAACACGAACAGGTTTTGGACCGTTTCCTTACCCAGGTAGTGATCGATACGGTAGACCTGATTTTCGGCAAACACTTGATGTAAATCGTCATTGAGTTGCCGGGCCGTGGCCGCGTCGTAGCCAAATGGTTTTTCGATCACAATCCGCCGCGGACCGTTGCTCTCATCGGCAAGCCCGGCGGCGCCCAAGTTGGCGACAGCTGTGGCGTAAAGTCGCGGCGTTGTGGAGAGGTAGAACACGCGCGTGCCGTTGCTGTCCTGCTCAATCTCATCCAGCACGTCTGACAATCGCTGGAAGTCTTCGGATTTGCCGATATCGCCCTGCATGTAAAACACAGATTTAGCAAACGACTGCCATTCCTGCTCGTCAAAGTCCTTCCCCGCAAACTCGGCTGTCGATTCGGCCAGCGATTTGCGCCAGGCGTCGTGACTAAACTCCGTACGCGAGACCCCCAAGACCTTCGTGTCGACCGGCAGGCGTCGCTTGACCCACAGGCGATACAGCGCGGGAATCAACTTGCGAGTGGTCAGGTCCCCCGAAGCTCCAAAAATGACAATCGTATGCGACATGGCAGAGGTTACCTTCAATGCTGAAACCGTGAATCCGTTCGTTCAAGACGGTGAATGTGCTTCGACATTGTATCTTTTCCGTCTGCGAGTAGAAGCCTAAGCCGCGCAACAAGCGGAACGTGCAGAATCCAGCCGCGCGGAGACGAGGGAACGTAATTTTTTAGTCGATGCTCCCAACCGGCCTTGCGATTCGCGCCGCAGTGCCGAAGAATGAGGATTGCAACCCCGCCACAAGAGACGATACGGGCGACTTGGGCTGTCACGTCAAGACGCACCACGGACGCTACGCATTGCTGGATGATCTTCGCATGCAAATCAAACGTTGCCGAAATCGATGGTCGACCTCACTTATGAAACCTCTTTGCGTGCGATTACCGCACCGCATCGTGGCGGTTGCCGCAGCGGTTTTGCTCATTGCCCAAATTGCGATCAGCACCGGCTGGGGGCAAAAACTGCCGGAACCGACCGCTGCACAGGCCCGCCGTTTGAAGGAGGCGGCAAAGACTTCGGACATCGATCGAGACGAGGTCATCGTCTTTTTCGAAACCGCAGCCCATCTCGACAAAGATGGCGCGACCTGGGTCATCCCCATTCATGGCGTGATTTACGAGCCGACCGTTAATCCGTTGAGGCGCAGCGCGATGGCGGTGGCAATCGGCCGCTTGGCGGATTCGGACGAAGATGCGAGCAAATCACTGAACCTGATCCGCATCTTGGACCACTTTCTTGTTGACAATGAACGGGGACAGGACATCTCGATTCGGATCGGTAATCGCGTGGTGAACATCGGCAAGTCCAAGGCAAACGGACATTTCCAAGACACCATCCGCCTGCGCGATGCCGACATCCAAAACCTACTCGTTCGTCGGGGTCAAACTACGTTTTTGCCGTTTGAAGCCGTCTTGCAAACATCTGACCGGCGGAGATTTGTGGGCCGCGCCTATCGTGTCCCGCAGACGGGGTTGTCGATCATCTCCGACATCGACGACAACATCAAACACAGCGAAGTCACCGATGCGGAAGCCGTTTTGGAAAACACATTTCTATTCAAATTCCAAGCTGCACCCGGCATGCCGGAGTTGTACC
Coding sequences within it:
- the dcd gene encoding dCTP deaminase, producing the protein MILSGNEIKRELGNNIVIEPFDDQLLNPNSYNLCLHDELIVYEEIVLDMKRPNRFRRFTIPAEGFVLNPHQLYLGRTMERTETHNFVPMLEGRSSIGRMGLFVHITAGFGDAGFRGFWTLEMFAVQPIRIYPGVPICQIFYHQLHGDVTEYNSEKYQNNTDIQPSMLFKEWEKKTDPQKRLAFGQEVAE
- a CDS encoding DUF1559 family PulG-like putative transporter; the protein is MNLRGLPWRRWAAVVIPVAVVCLLLALLVPAMLRARTEARKTYSRNNLKQIGLAFHNYYDVYQCLPPGAIVREDGVALHGWSSPIVIYFRATPYYQFIDYDLPWDHDLNRYTYCHTEPDYQIPDIDEIATKDGYGLLCYMGNPNLLHRNSSVKFDDMTAGVTHTWMAGEAAGNYQPWAYPFNWRPLGMRLNDGPDSYGRPSGDGAFLLMADGSVPWISNNVEEKVLSDYAAAPPVANADQIAVPSRRFEYSTSIEEWVIDWIDLDKNDDEGWAASEYIVTDIRFHSVIFRSKMKSTPGRALNAADVRRVADKFPKANSLQRDFVIDDDVAEVLAEFKRLAYVRAQSLIVSERGLSAIKRMPALKMLRVGEARAADLAALREALPGCEIRAHSVSED
- a CDS encoding bifunctional 4-hydroxy-2-oxoglutarate aldolase/2-dehydro-3-deoxy-phosphogluconate aldolase — protein: MSKQDDLNRVLDSAIVAIIRAPSGELLVDVALTLYEAGIDVIEVTFTVPGVLDIISQVHRELGDRILLGAGTVLDPETARAAFLAGAQFLVTPCVNTDVIRMANRYDKLVMSGAFTPTEVLTAWEAGADIVKVFPADIGGPSYLKSLHGPLPQIKLLPTGGVNLETLPAFLNAGACAVGLGSSLVEKQAVVDGDLGRIRDLASQYVALVKSTRNS
- a CDS encoding response regulator, whose amino-acid sequence is MNSRPLRILLADDNTAHAKLVMRIFADHRLTNTVEHVTDGEATLDYLLHRCEFRNAPDYPLPDAVLLDLNLPKIDGLNVLKSIRETDRLRRLPVIILSTSNATTDVTRAYELGANSYLVKPTDFEQFSQMINDLGDFWLHWNRSPWATP
- the zwf gene encoding glucose-6-phosphate dehydrogenase, which codes for MSHTIVIFGASGDLTTRKLIPALYRLWVKRRLPVDTKVLGVSRTEFSHDAWRKSLAESTAEFAGKDFDEQEWQSFAKSVFYMQGDIGKSEDFQRLSDVLDEIEQDSNGTRVFYLSTTPRLYATAVANLGAAGLADESNGPRRIVIEKPFGYDAATARQLNDDLHQVFAENQVYRIDHYLGKETVQNLFVLRFANSIFEPVWNRQYVDHVQITVAEELAVGHRGDYYDTSGVLRDMFQNHLLQLMMITAMEAPARMNADLIRDEKAKVLQSVRPITAEMVKQDTIRGQYEGYRQEKGVAADSQTATFAALKLHVDNWRWSNVPFYLRSGKALSCRTTQIVIQFREPPQSLFSDQSSQSPGANRLVIQVQPAEGIQLHFHTKVPDAGMKLRMTDLDFSFQREFAFALPDAYQRLLLDVLNGDASLFARSDEVELSWDIIDPVIEAWKNQAEPNLDIYPPALWGPEESMQWMADQGREWFDVCPLIT
- a CDS encoding SGNH/GDSL hydrolase family protein codes for the protein MMSFRLVCLLLVTFITAAPLAAQEKSAAKKKRAKRKPNPALQAIQDDPKLPRVLLIGDSISIGYTLPTRELLAGKANVHRILTNGGPTTRGVAQIDRWLVEKPWDVIHFNWGLHDLKYLGPNGKNLADPAAADSHQQVPLQEYEKNLRKLVARLKETGATLIWCSTTPVPAGAGGRVVGDAVQYNAVAAKIMQENDIAIDDLYTFAKPRLKEIQLPANVHFSKPGSKALAEQVAGTINDALKQRGGER
- a CDS encoding phosphatidate phosphatase App1 family protein — translated: MRLPHRIVAVAAAVLLIAQIAISTGWGQKLPEPTAAQARRLKEAAKTSDIDRDEVIVFFETAAHLDKDGATWVIPIHGVIYEPTVNPLRRSAMAVAIGRLADSDEDASKSLNLIRILDHFLVDNERGQDISIRIGNRVVNIGKSKANGHFQDTIRLRDADIQNLLVRRGQTTFLPFEAVLQTSDRRRFVGRAYRVPQTGLSIISDIDDNIKHSEVTDAEAVLENTFLFKFQAAPGMPELYQTCARKGITFHYVSGSPWQLYLPLLEFFDAEKLPRGSFALKHFRLKNPSTAADMLRSPQEAKLNAIEQILAAYPQRRFLLIGDSGEKDPEIYSATAQSHPEQVVGIFIRNVTNDQLSDTRFQKVTKELGKIPFRLFTDPNELSLDIEAINRDHGTPSTPPAR
- a CDS encoding alpha/beta hydrolase, which translates into the protein MTSDGIELQVRRYAPSLTPARRTLLIVHGICEHGGRYEHVATAAAQQGWETIIPDLRGHGRSSGPRAHVSRFTDYVEDIETVRREFETDPQKTAMLGHSMGGLVAIRYAQRHSDQLSALALSAPFLRPGKPPHPITTAFGRVMSFIAPRTRFATRIEPHEVCRDPQMLRRRAEDQLMQTSVTAGWFFEARFAIGKAWKRAGRMQVPLLVMQGAMDCVVDPLSSEQWAESSGSTDKTFELFPDHMHELLNEPDRDETIDSLLAWLDARVA
- a CDS encoding TlpA family protein disulfide reductase codes for the protein MAVFAIRRVLNQLPRCVAALLLLGLMTVGSVQAQEQVTLVEVLEKHRQATFIDVGKYVETHPEADDLENAYFHLFREGLMHDMEVQAAPYAESYLKRKDQNPAMSNLAQRVRCMSFATEGEFEEAFAVFESLLSQASPQSADAMLSVGFVLASKARFADKIGISRDIYEQLSAKFPFNQKVTRMVQTGLIKHDLLDKPAPEIGVRDMDGKLIEWEQYKGKVVLVDFWATWCGPCIEEMPNLKKTYADLHDKGFEIIGINRDEDSDQVKAFLKSAGMKWPQILDKVDEFDLDKKFDAVMLPSTYLVDRNGILVQFDMRGAEIRTQVEQLLKKK